A stretch of the Halomonas sp. CH40 genome encodes the following:
- a CDS encoding TRAP transporter fused permease subunit has product MSHKSDPNSGDLPGKASDEQPDVVVVEGVDEEVVENNRRLFNGWQFWLFAAMAVAYSSFHLISLNIFPMETWSYRIVHIAGALILGYGLYAGSNFAKSEHEESPVALKWLSYALLLPALYSLFQVFMMQQTLAGGAMRIDPTIESWHYGYPLMLTTAAAIVLSWVYRQVRHRFNPADLVLMVCALASAGYLLLAFSTNMRMSTGTSFAPVGISWAAVAGSLLILELTRRVAGLALVVISVVFLLYVFAGPYLPGFLGYPGLSINRFFSQVYTDTGILGPTTAVSSTYIILFIIFAAFLQASKVGDYFVNFAFAAAGRARGGPAKVSIFASGLMGMINGTSAGNVVSTGSLTIPLMKKVGYPGRSAGAIEAAASTGGQIMPPIMGAGAFIMAEITGIPYTEIAIAAIIPAILYFLSVYCMVDFEAARKGMRGMREDEIPQFRKLAKQVYLFAPIIILIVALFMGYSVIRAGTLATASAAVVSWLSPNKMGLAAILRALQLAGIMSIQIIAVCACAGLIVGVISLTGVGARFSSLLLGVAGVSQLLALFFAMCISILLGMGMPTTAAYAVAASVVAPGLINIGIEPLIAHFFVFYFAVVSAITPPVALASYAAAGISGDNAMGTSVASFKIGLAAFIVPFMFFYSPAMLMEGSAMQILRVGLTATLGIILLAGVVQAWFFGPVKTWQRVVMLIGAIFMIYGGIYTDIAGLAIGVALVVMQRRLHGNGKAAASTG; this is encoded by the coding sequence ATGAGTCACAAATCTGACCCCAACTCTGGCGACCTTCCGGGTAAGGCATCGGACGAACAGCCCGATGTCGTGGTTGTTGAAGGCGTTGATGAAGAAGTCGTCGAGAATAACCGTCGCCTGTTTAACGGCTGGCAGTTCTGGTTGTTTGCGGCCATGGCGGTTGCCTACTCTTCTTTTCATCTGATTTCACTGAATATCTTTCCCATGGAGACCTGGTCCTACCGGATCGTGCACATTGCCGGTGCCTTGATCCTTGGGTACGGTCTCTATGCTGGCAGTAATTTCGCGAAAAGTGAGCATGAAGAATCCCCTGTGGCGCTTAAATGGCTCAGTTATGCGCTGCTGCTTCCGGCGCTCTATTCGCTGTTCCAGGTCTTCATGATGCAGCAGACCTTGGCTGGCGGTGCCATGCGCATTGATCCAACCATAGAGTCCTGGCATTACGGTTACCCGCTGATGCTGACGACCGCTGCTGCCATCGTGCTTTCTTGGGTGTATCGTCAGGTGCGTCACCGCTTCAACCCGGCGGATCTGGTACTGATGGTGTGCGCCCTGGCCAGCGCTGGTTACCTGCTGTTGGCCTTCAGTACCAATATGCGCATGTCCACCGGCACTTCTTTTGCCCCCGTGGGTATTTCATGGGCCGCGGTTGCCGGTTCATTGCTGATTCTGGAACTGACCCGCCGTGTAGCTGGCCTGGCACTGGTGGTCATTTCAGTCGTCTTTCTGCTTTATGTGTTTGCAGGCCCATATCTGCCGGGCTTTCTGGGTTATCCCGGCTTATCGATCAACCGCTTTTTCAGCCAGGTCTACACCGATACCGGCATCCTCGGCCCCACCACAGCGGTGTCTTCCACCTATATCATCCTGTTTATTATTTTCGCTGCCTTCCTGCAGGCATCCAAGGTCGGTGACTATTTCGTCAACTTCGCCTTTGCGGCCGCCGGGCGCGCTCGGGGCGGCCCAGCCAAGGTATCGATCTTTGCCTCCGGCCTGATGGGCATGATTAACGGCACTTCAGCGGGTAACGTGGTTTCCACAGGCTCGCTGACGATTCCACTGATGAAAAAAGTCGGCTACCCAGGGCGTAGCGCCGGGGCCATTGAAGCCGCTGCGTCTACCGGTGGGCAGATCATGCCGCCCATCATGGGTGCAGGTGCCTTTATCATGGCGGAAATTACCGGTATCCCGTATACCGAGATTGCTATTGCCGCGATTATTCCCGCCATTCTTTACTTCCTGTCTGTCTACTGCATGGTCGACTTTGAAGCGGCCCGTAAAGGCATGCGCGGCATGCGCGAAGACGAAATTCCCCAGTTCCGTAAGTTAGCCAAACAGGTTTATCTGTTTGCTCCCATCATCATTCTGATTGTGGCGCTGTTCATGGGTTATTCGGTGATCCGTGCCGGTACTCTGGCCACAGCATCTGCTGCCGTTGTCAGCTGGCTTTCACCCAACAAGATGGGACTTGCCGCCATCCTGCGCGCCCTGCAGTTGGCGGGTATCATGTCGATCCAGATCATTGCGGTATGTGCCTGTGCAGGCTTGATTGTGGGGGTTATCTCCCTGACCGGGGTTGGCGCACGCTTCTCGTCGCTGCTACTAGGTGTCGCGGGTGTCAGCCAGCTGTTGGCGCTGTTCTTTGCCATGTGTATCTCGATTCTACTCGGCATGGGTATGCCGACCACGGCCGCTTATGCGGTAGCAGCATCGGTCGTTGCACCGGGCCTGATCAATATCGGCATTGAACCGTTGATTGCGCACTTCTTCGTGTTCTATTTCGCGGTGGTATCTGCCATCACACCGCCGGTCGCCCTGGCATCCTACGCAGCGGCGGGTATTTCCGGCGATAATGCCATGGGCACTTCCGTGGCTTCGTTCAAGATCGGCCTGGCCGCTTTCATCGTGCCGTTCATGTTCTTCTATAGCCCTGCCATGCTGATGGAAGGCAGCGCCATGCAGATCCTGCGCGTTGGCCTCACCGCGACGCTGGGCATCATCCTGCTGGCCGGTGTGGTTCAGGCGTGGTTCTTTGGGCCAGTTAAAACATGGCAGCGGGTCGTCATGCTGATAGGCGCTATCTTTATGATCTATGGCGGTATCTATACCGACATTGCCGGACTTGCGATTGGTGTTGCGCTCGTTGTCATGCAGCGCCGATTACATGGCAACGGCAAAGCCGCTGCCTCAACCGGCTAG
- a CDS encoding TAXI family TRAP transporter solute-binding subunit: MKNALPTAATLLAGVALLAAGNAQADRSEWPDNFTVGTASQGGTYYVYGSGWANFIADELDISGGGEVTGGPTQNLALVHGGDVAFGLTTMGPASDAINGESPLAPGLEMDNVCAMFPMYETPFSITALASSDIESIEDIPDGARIGFGPAASTSDTYFPAMLETLGVEFDRRNGGWSDLGGQLQDGLLDVIAFAAGIPIPAVSQLEVQTDVNIIEFTDAEVDTILENFPVAEFMIPASTYQTLEEDARAVSMWNFAIAGCDLPEDFVYEVTKVTMEQNDRMRSIHRSAATTIPENIDKNTVLPFHPGAARWYEENGYDIAEDMIK, translated from the coding sequence ATGAAAAATGCCTTGCCCACCGCCGCCACCCTGCTGGCCGGTGTGGCCCTGCTGGCCGCTGGCAACGCCCAGGCTGACCGTTCCGAGTGGCCGGATAACTTTACCGTCGGCACCGCAAGCCAAGGTGGCACCTACTATGTTTATGGTTCAGGCTGGGCCAACTTCATTGCCGACGAGCTGGACATTTCCGGCGGTGGCGAGGTGACCGGCGGCCCGACCCAGAACCTAGCCCTGGTACACGGTGGCGATGTTGCCTTTGGCCTAACCACCATGGGCCCGGCATCCGATGCCATTAACGGCGAAAGCCCGCTGGCTCCCGGGTTGGAAATGGATAATGTCTGTGCCATGTTCCCGATGTACGAAACGCCTTTCTCGATCACCGCACTGGCTTCATCCGACATCGAGTCGATTGAAGACATCCCGGACGGCGCTCGCATCGGTTTCGGCCCGGCGGCATCCACTTCAGACACCTACTTCCCGGCAATGCTTGAAACCCTGGGGGTAGAATTTGACCGTCGTAACGGCGGCTGGTCTGATCTGGGCGGCCAGTTGCAGGACGGTCTGCTTGACGTTATTGCTTTTGCAGCAGGCATCCCGATTCCTGCCGTCAGCCAGCTTGAAGTACAGACTGACGTCAACATCATCGAGTTTACTGATGCTGAAGTGGACACCATTCTTGAAAACTTCCCGGTAGCTGAGTTCATGATTCCGGCCAGCACCTATCAGACGCTGGAAGAAGATGCTCGTGCGGTTTCCATGTGGAACTTTGCCATTGCTGGCTGCGACCTGCCGGAAGATTTTGTCTATGAAGTCACCAAGGTGACCATGGAACAGAACGACCGTATGCGCTCCATTCACCGCAGTGCTGCCACGACCATTCCGGAAAATATCGACAAGAATACCGTGCTGCCCTTCCACCCGGGCGCTGCTCGCTGGTACGAAGAAAACGGTTATGACATTGCTGAAGACATGATCAAGTAA
- a CDS encoding Na/Pi symporter, whose amino-acid sequence MPFAAQLGHWRKHAHAHPALTTRLVIIGLIAATAVLMSYLDLATLAAGLGLFLWGMKYLEKGIKQLSGGKLERWLQQATHTRPRAILFGAATTATLQSSSLMTLLSMSFVSAGLVTLPAGIALLFGANLGTTTGAWLMATFGLSFDLARYAMPFLAVGLLGARLLPKSLRGYAHLLMGIGLLFLGIDFMKMGFSDWQDSLSLAGLAGTQFWHWPLYVLFGVIATVVMQSSHATLLITLAALSSGQLDYLPALAVAVGANVGTTVTALLGALGASTAAQRLAGAHIVFNLLTAGVALTLLLPLAWVVDFSSALIGIDAEAWPLKLALFHTLFNVLGIVLMLPFITPLANWLERLLPSPAHHLDRAQARYLDATALQHPDTALNALDQECRRLERRAYHLLCNALLIRSADALGHLPTREKIEQAIDAQRWPAVNERYHERIKPLLSEILAFYARLEAPLADDQQDYLETRLQQTFRLVEAVRFGEVLQRSLLRHAASDSPLREGHDALRLALAQGLNYLNRRSKENAVNTSALAEPIYTASQFWQEETARRLRQQRLAPAQASTLMNDFHQASRLIDALMPSMASEWQYHPSPD is encoded by the coding sequence ATGCCATTTGCCGCCCAGCTTGGCCACTGGCGTAAACATGCCCATGCGCATCCAGCACTCACTACCCGGCTGGTGATTATCGGCCTTATTGCGGCGACTGCTGTGCTGATGTCCTATCTTGATCTGGCGACCCTGGCTGCCGGGTTAGGGCTGTTTTTATGGGGCATGAAGTACCTGGAAAAGGGTATCAAGCAGCTCTCGGGCGGCAAACTGGAACGCTGGCTTCAACAGGCGACCCACACCCGACCTCGCGCCATCCTGTTCGGGGCCGCTACCACGGCTACCCTGCAATCCAGCTCCCTGATGACATTGCTGAGCATGTCGTTTGTCAGCGCAGGCCTGGTCACCCTGCCCGCCGGTATTGCCCTGCTGTTCGGTGCCAACCTGGGCACTACCACCGGCGCCTGGCTGATGGCCACCTTCGGGCTATCATTTGATCTGGCACGTTATGCCATGCCCTTTCTGGCGGTCGGCTTGCTCGGCGCTCGCCTGCTTCCCAAATCATTGCGCGGCTATGCCCATCTGCTGATGGGTATTGGTCTTTTATTTTTGGGCATTGATTTTATGAAGATGGGGTTCAGTGACTGGCAGGATAGCCTTTCGCTGGCCGGGTTGGCGGGCACCCAATTCTGGCACTGGCCGCTCTACGTACTGTTTGGCGTGATAGCGACTGTGGTCATGCAGTCCAGCCATGCGACCTTGCTGATTACCCTGGCGGCGCTGTCCAGCGGCCAATTGGACTACCTACCCGCCCTGGCAGTGGCGGTAGGTGCCAACGTAGGCACCACAGTGACCGCCTTACTCGGCGCGCTGGGCGCCAGCACGGCTGCGCAACGGCTGGCCGGGGCGCATATCGTTTTCAACCTGTTAACGGCTGGGGTAGCGCTTACGTTACTGCTGCCATTGGCTTGGGTGGTGGACTTTTCCAGCGCCCTGATCGGCATTGACGCTGAGGCCTGGCCGCTTAAGCTGGCGCTGTTTCATACCTTGTTCAATGTTTTGGGCATCGTGTTGATGCTGCCCTTTATCACGCCACTGGCAAACTGGCTGGAACGCCTTTTGCCTTCTCCTGCCCATCATCTCGATCGCGCTCAGGCGCGCTACCTGGATGCCACTGCCCTGCAGCACCCGGATACCGCCCTGAATGCCCTCGACCAGGAATGCCGACGGCTTGAAAGGCGCGCTTACCACCTGCTTTGCAATGCCTTGCTGATACGCAGTGCCGATGCGCTGGGCCACCTGCCGACAAGAGAGAAAATTGAACAGGCCATTGATGCCCAACGCTGGCCGGCCGTCAATGAGCGCTACCATGAACGCATCAAACCACTGTTAAGCGAAATCCTGGCATTCTACGCGCGCCTTGAAGCTCCTCTGGCAGACGATCAACAAGACTACCTTGAAACACGTTTACAGCAAACGTTCCGCTTGGTGGAAGCGGTGCGTTTTGGTGAAGTCCTGCAGCGCAGCCTGCTGCGCCACGCCGCCTCTGACAGCCCGCTAAGGGAAGGTCATGACGCCCTGCGCCTGGCACTGGCCCAGGGCCTTAACTACCTCAATCGACGCTCGAAGGAAAACGCCGTCAACACCAGCGCTCTTGCCGAGCCTATCTACACGGCCAGCCAGTTCTGGCAGGAAGAAACAGCCAGGCGCCTACGCCAGCAGCGCCTGGCGCCAGCGCAAGCCTCTACTCTGATGAACGATTTCCATCAGGCCAGCCGCTTGATTGATGCCCTGATGCCGTCAATGGCCAGTGAATGGCAGTACCACCCGTCACCTGACTGA
- a CDS encoding YheV family putative metal-binding protein, with translation MSTVKRFIAGVTCPRCAEMDRIRSWEQNGIRYRECVSCDFFEQLPIEDETAPELQTRVNKLREEQKQQDIQTVRILDPGSSSK, from the coding sequence ATGTCAACGGTAAAACGCTTTATTGCAGGGGTTACCTGCCCACGCTGTGCCGAAATGGATCGTATTCGCTCCTGGGAGCAGAACGGCATCCGTTATCGCGAATGCGTCAGCTGTGATTTCTTTGAGCAGCTGCCCATTGAAGATGAAACTGCTCCGGAATTACAGACCCGCGTCAACAAACTGCGTGAAGAGCAAAAGCAGCAGGATATCCAGACGGTACGTATTCTCGACCCCGGCAGCTCATCGAAGTAA
- the prlC gene encoding oligopeptidase A has translation MPNNPLLAAHTLPSFDEIRAQHVVPALDSLLEESRQRIEALAQQATNTPPSWENFAAPLEDVNDRLSNAWSPISHLNGTMNSPELREAYEACIGKLSDFSTWVGQHEGLFNAYQALREGPGWADLDAAQKRAVENALRDFRLAGVDLPAEQKARYGEIKSRLSTLTNQYSNNVLDATQAWHKDIENADDLAGVPESALATLHSLAEAKGIDGYRITLDFPSFYPVLTYANDRALREEVYTAFVTRASDQGPNAGQFDNAAIMEEILALRSELAALLGFATYADYSLATKMADSPEQVLDFLNDLTQRAVPQAREEFAELQDFASQELGLENLQPWDVGYASEKLREARHAISQEQLRPYFPAPRVVEGLFSVVERLYGVRFEEDEQVTCYHPDVRYFQITENDTPIAGFYLDLYAREGKRGGAWMADCRVRRQTSDGLQLPVAFLTCNFTPPVGDKPALLTHDEVTTLFHEFGHGLHHMLTRQTIADISGINGVAWDAVELPSQFMENYCWEREGLDLLAAHIDTDEPLPGELLERLQAAKNFQSAMGMVRQLEFSLFDLRLHHQASAPDASHIQALLDEVRQQVAVMPAVPFNRFQNSFGHIFAGGYAAGYYSYKWAEVLSADAWSAFEEEGIFDPTTGQRFRQHILEQGGARDAAELFAAFRGREPSVEPLLRHSGIRAA, from the coding sequence ATGCCTAATAACCCCCTGCTCGCTGCGCACACCCTGCCGTCTTTTGATGAAATTCGCGCTCAGCATGTCGTGCCAGCCCTCGACAGCCTGCTTGAAGAAAGCCGTCAACGCATTGAGGCACTGGCCCAACAGGCCACCAACACGCCTCCCAGCTGGGAAAATTTCGCGGCCCCGCTTGAAGACGTTAACGACCGCCTATCCAATGCCTGGTCCCCGATTTCACACCTCAACGGCACCATGAACAGCCCCGAGCTACGTGAGGCCTATGAAGCCTGCATTGGCAAACTCTCTGACTTCAGCACCTGGGTTGGCCAGCACGAAGGCTTGTTCAATGCCTACCAGGCCCTGAGGGAAGGTCCTGGCTGGGCAGACCTCGACGCCGCTCAAAAACGTGCGGTCGAGAACGCGCTGCGCGATTTCCGCCTCGCGGGGGTTGACCTGCCAGCGGAGCAGAAAGCCCGCTATGGCGAGATCAAGTCGCGCCTGTCGACGCTGACCAACCAGTATTCCAATAACGTGCTGGATGCCACTCAGGCCTGGCACAAAGATATCGAAAACGCTGACGATCTGGCCGGCGTGCCGGAAAGCGCGCTGGCTACCCTGCACTCCCTGGCAGAGGCCAAAGGCATCGACGGTTACCGGATCACGCTGGATTTCCCGAGTTTTTATCCGGTGCTTACCTATGCCAACGACCGCGCCCTGCGCGAAGAAGTCTATACCGCCTTTGTCACCCGCGCCTCAGATCAGGGTCCGAATGCTGGCCAGTTTGATAATGCTGCTATCATGGAAGAGATACTGGCATTACGCAGCGAGCTAGCTGCACTGCTGGGCTTTGCTACCTATGCAGATTACTCACTGGCCACCAAGATGGCGGACTCCCCCGAGCAGGTGCTGGATTTCCTGAACGACCTGACCCAGCGCGCGGTGCCTCAGGCACGCGAAGAGTTTGCCGAGCTGCAGGATTTTGCTTCACAGGAGCTGGGGCTGGAAAACCTACAGCCCTGGGATGTGGGCTATGCCAGCGAAAAGCTGCGCGAGGCACGTCACGCGATTTCCCAGGAGCAGCTACGCCCCTACTTCCCGGCTCCCCGCGTGGTTGAGGGGTTATTCAGTGTGGTAGAGCGCCTCTACGGTGTGCGTTTTGAAGAAGATGAGCAGGTCACCTGTTACCACCCGGATGTCCGCTATTTTCAGATTACCGAAAATGACACCCCCATTGCCGGTTTTTACCTCGACCTCTACGCCCGCGAAGGCAAGCGCGGCGGTGCCTGGATGGCCGATTGCCGTGTTCGCCGCCAGACGTCCGATGGCCTGCAGCTGCCGGTAGCCTTCCTGACCTGCAATTTCACCCCACCGGTAGGCGACAAGCCCGCGCTGCTCACTCATGATGAAGTCACTACCCTGTTCCATGAATTTGGCCACGGGCTACACCACATGCTGACCCGCCAGACGATTGCCGATATTTCCGGCATTAATGGTGTCGCCTGGGATGCGGTCGAGCTGCCCAGCCAGTTCATGGAAAATTATTGCTGGGAGCGTGAAGGGTTGGATCTTCTAGCGGCACATATTGATACTGATGAACCCTTGCCGGGTGAACTGCTTGAACGCCTGCAAGCCGCCAAGAACTTCCAGTCCGCCATGGGAATGGTGCGCCAACTCGAATTTTCACTGTTTGACCTGCGTCTGCATCATCAAGCTTCAGCGCCAGATGCTTCCCATATCCAGGCACTGCTGGATGAGGTGCGCCAACAGGTGGCGGTGATGCCTGCTGTGCCTTTCAATCGTTTCCAGAACAGCTTCGGGCACATTTTTGCTGGTGGCTATGCGGCGGGCTACTACAGCTACAAGTGGGCGGAAGTCTTGTCCGCCGACGCTTGGAGCGCCTTTGAAGAAGAGGGGATTTTCGACCCGACGACTGGCCAGCGCTTTCGTCAGCATATTCTGGAGCAGGGTGGCGCTCGCGATGCTGCCGAACTGTTCGCAGCGTTTCGCGGCCGCGAACCCAGCGTTGAACCCTTGTTGCGCCATAGCGGCATTCGCGCCGCCTGA
- a CDS encoding sodium-dependent transporter, giving the protein MSETLERWGSRRAFILAVTGAAVGLGNIWRFPYIAGENGGAAFLLVYIAFVLLLGLPVMMAEIMVGRAGRRGPIQALGTLAAEGGGSPHWRWLGAFGAFTVFCILSFYSVVSGWSIEFLVASINGQFSGATAQEIGAGFDAFLANPGLLVFNHTLFLFMTMSVVAAGVAKGLERLNNLLMPLLYLLLVTLAIYASTTEGFVPALVWLFKPSMALITPTVILHAMGHAFFTLAVGACALMAYGAYMPDKQSLPKAAAAVAVLDISVALLAGIAIFAVVFAQGLDPTQGPGLMFVTLPIAFSGLPWGAVWLSIFFLLLLLATWTSAINLAEPMVATLQGAGLKRGKATAAVALGVWLMGLLSALSFSTLADFRPLFGRNVFELVSSIPPDIFLPLGGMLIAVFAAWVMPQHKAQQALGNSGWGFYLWLNVVRWIAIPLTFIVLLSALF; this is encoded by the coding sequence ATGAGTGAAACACTGGAGCGCTGGGGATCAAGACGTGCTTTTATTCTGGCCGTCACCGGTGCCGCTGTTGGGCTAGGTAATATCTGGCGGTTTCCCTATATCGCTGGTGAAAACGGCGGGGCGGCTTTCCTGCTGGTGTACATCGCCTTTGTGCTGCTGCTGGGGTTGCCTGTCATGATGGCGGAAATCATGGTGGGAAGAGCCGGGCGGCGCGGGCCGATTCAGGCGCTGGGCACCTTGGCGGCAGAAGGCGGCGGCTCGCCACACTGGCGCTGGTTGGGCGCCTTTGGTGCCTTTACAGTGTTCTGTATTCTGTCGTTCTATTCGGTGGTGTCTGGCTGGTCGATTGAGTTTCTGGTGGCTTCTATCAACGGACAGTTCAGCGGTGCCACCGCGCAGGAAATCGGCGCAGGGTTTGATGCCTTTCTGGCCAATCCAGGATTGCTGGTCTTCAACCACACCCTGTTTCTGTTCATGACCATGAGCGTGGTGGCCGCGGGCGTTGCCAAAGGGCTGGAGCGGCTGAATAATCTTTTGATGCCGCTGCTTTATCTGCTGTTAGTAACGCTGGCCATCTATGCCAGCACCACAGAGGGCTTTGTGCCAGCGCTGGTTTGGCTATTCAAACCGTCAATGGCGTTGATAACGCCAACGGTGATTCTGCATGCCATGGGGCACGCCTTTTTCACCCTGGCCGTTGGTGCCTGCGCACTGATGGCGTATGGCGCCTATATGCCGGATAAGCAAAGCCTGCCAAAAGCCGCTGCTGCTGTCGCCGTGCTGGATATCAGCGTTGCGCTACTCGCAGGTATTGCGATCTTTGCCGTGGTGTTTGCTCAGGGGCTTGACCCGACCCAAGGCCCGGGGCTGATGTTTGTGACTCTGCCCATTGCCTTCTCAGGGCTGCCGTGGGGCGCGGTCTGGCTGAGCATTTTCTTTCTGCTATTACTGCTGGCTACCTGGACATCGGCGATCAATCTGGCGGAGCCTATGGTGGCGACTCTCCAGGGCGCAGGCTTGAAACGTGGCAAGGCAACGGCAGCCGTGGCGCTGGGTGTCTGGTTGATGGGGCTGTTATCCGCGCTATCATTTTCGACGCTGGCAGATTTTCGGCCCTTGTTCGGGCGCAATGTGTTTGAGTTGGTCAGCAGCATTCCGCCGGATATTTTTCTTCCGCTGGGCGGCATGCTGATTGCTGTCTTTGCCGCTTGGGTCATGCCTCAACACAAAGCGCAACAGGCGCTAGGTAACAGCGGTTGGGGCTTTTATCTGTGGCTCAATGTGGTGCGCTGGATAGCCATTCCACTGACCTTTATCGTATTGTTGAGCGCACTGTTTTAA
- a CDS encoding gamma carbonic anhydrase family protein codes for MSNALRSYQGSEPQLGERVYIDPACTVIGDVVLGDDCSVWPMTVIRGDMHRIRIGARVSVQDGSVLHITHASDYNPEGFPLTLGDDVTVGHKAILHGCTLGSRILVGMGAIVMDGAVVEDEVIIAAGAVVTPGKQLESGYVYAGNPARQLRPLKDKERAFFAYTAGNYVKLKDRFLAEAND; via the coding sequence ATGAGCAATGCTTTAAGAAGCTATCAGGGCAGCGAGCCGCAGTTGGGCGAGCGGGTTTACATTGATCCTGCCTGCACGGTGATCGGCGATGTGGTGCTGGGCGATGACTGTTCGGTCTGGCCGATGACGGTGATTCGCGGTGATATGCACCGTATCCGTATCGGCGCACGGGTCAGCGTGCAGGATGGCAGCGTGCTGCATATTACTCATGCCAGCGACTATAACCCCGAGGGTTTTCCGCTGACGTTAGGCGATGATGTCACCGTTGGCCACAAGGCGATTCTGCATGGTTGCACGCTGGGAAGTCGTATTCTGGTAGGGATGGGCGCCATTGTGATGGATGGCGCTGTGGTGGAAGATGAAGTGATTATTGCCGCCGGGGCCGTGGTGACACCTGGCAAACAGCTGGAAAGTGGCTACGTCTACGCAGGCAACCCTGCCCGGCAGCTGCGGCCGCTTAAGGACAAAGAGCGTGCTTTCTTCGCCTACACCGCCGGTAACTACGTCAAGCTGAAAGACCGCTTCCTGGCAGAAGCCAACGATTAA
- a CDS encoding metal-dependent hydrolase: protein MANFRTHISVAAVGGAVLAFVGCQAQWWPASQALLIGVLTAFGGILPDIDADRSRSIRLIFSLLSVPALVLGVIVLQGWLSPGSLLVACGGIYLLVRYVGSAVFAYLTVHRGVWHSLLAGALCGMAAAAISFQLLVQSAWFAWSHGLAIAVGFVIHLVLDEIYSVDLEGARLKRSFGTALKLADARRPLASLLMLIATLTLVPWLPPWADLWELLHQGSLLWR from the coding sequence ATGGCTAATTTTCGCACGCATATTTCAGTTGCAGCGGTAGGTGGGGCAGTGCTGGCATTTGTGGGTTGTCAGGCCCAGTGGTGGCCTGCGTCCCAAGCTCTGTTGATAGGTGTGCTGACCGCTTTTGGTGGCATCCTGCCAGACATTGATGCTGACAGATCACGTTCTATTCGTTTGATTTTCAGTCTGTTATCGGTGCCAGCTCTAGTGCTGGGCGTTATTGTGCTGCAAGGTTGGCTGTCTCCTGGGTCGCTTTTGGTAGCGTGCGGTGGGATTTATCTGCTGGTGCGTTATGTAGGCAGCGCGGTGTTTGCCTATCTGACGGTACACCGTGGCGTGTGGCATTCACTACTGGCCGGGGCGCTCTGCGGTATGGCCGCAGCGGCCATCAGCTTTCAGCTGTTGGTGCAGTCAGCCTGGTTTGCCTGGTCCCATGGGCTGGCAATAGCGGTGGGGTTTGTCATTCACCTTGTGCTGGATGAAATTTACAGCGTCGACCTGGAAGGCGCCCGCCTTAAACGCTCTTTTGGAACGGCGCTAAAACTGGCGGATGCCCGCCGTCCGCTGGCCAGCCTGCTGATGCTGATTGCCACGCTGACACTGGTCCCCTGGTTGCCACCCTGGGCCGACCTTTGGGAGCTGCTCCATCAGGGGTCACTTTTGTGGCGGTAA